The Bacteroidales bacterium genome contains a region encoding:
- a CDS encoding DUF262 domain-containing protein, whose translation MNTKIEIVAGWTLPKLIDELEKGNIKIPMFQRDYVWERPKIVLLLNSLYLQYPIGTFFMWIAPQEYNRFVRTVDDLPNHNTENQQFQFILDGQQRLLSLYRTFRGLEAEGIDYKQICFNPARKKFKVPRRKSEKYNIPAYKLFDKKEFEETLNALTADSPRFAENWKNARKLLLEYPVSIVKTLNYEIDDVVEIFERINQGGKRLTSFDLVHATTWSTEFDLKEKMKEFNSMQKVAKLGALNDRVFTFSLAMNAFDDCRSSSQLKLNPEIAKNIWTKTRNALSKAIDFLIDMSIKTDISTYQTHLIVLQYYFFKTNSTEIPEEHRKTVEKWFWDSRFAKRYSTLAYKKIKDDAIWMVELLSE comes from the coding sequence ATGAATACAAAAATTGAAATTGTTGCCGGTTGGACACTTCCAAAACTTATTGACGAGTTGGAAAAAGGAAATATCAAAATCCCCATGTTTCAACGTGATTACGTATGGGAAAGACCAAAAATTGTTCTGTTGCTTAATAGTCTCTATTTGCAATATCCCATAGGAACATTTTTTATGTGGATTGCACCTCAGGAGTACAACCGTTTTGTGAGAACAGTTGACGATTTGCCAAATCATAATACTGAAAACCAACAGTTTCAATTTATTCTAGACGGACAGCAAAGGCTTTTATCTCTTTACAGGACATTCCGTGGTTTGGAAGCCGAAGGAATTGATTATAAGCAAATATGCTTTAATCCTGCCAGAAAGAAATTTAAGGTGCCTCGTCGCAAAAGCGAAAAATATAATATACCCGCATATAAACTGTTTGACAAAAAAGAGTTTGAAGAGACTCTAAATGCCCTTACCGCAGATTCACCAAGATTTGCCGAAAACTGGAAAAATGCTCGAAAACTTCTGCTTGAATACCCTGTCAGCATAGTTAAAACCCTGAATTATGAAATTGATGATGTAGTTGAGATATTCGAACGTATTAACCAGGGTGGCAAGCGATTAACATCGTTCGATCTTGTTCATGCAACTACGTGGAGCACTGAGTTTGATTTGAAAGAGAAGATGAAAGAGTTTAATTCAATGCAGAAAGTCGCTAAGCTTGGGGCACTTAACGACCGTGTTTTCACCTTTTCTCTCGCAATGAATGCTTTTGACGATTGCCGTTCAAGCTCGCAACTTAAACTAAATCCGGAGATTGCAAAAAACATCTGGACTAAAACTCGAAATGCACTTAGCAAAGCAATTGATTTCCTGATTGATATGTCAATAAAAACCGATATTTCAACCTATCAAACCCACTTGATTGTTTTACAATACTACTTTTTTAAAACCAACAGCACAGAGATACCCGAGGAACACAGAAAAACGGTAGAAAAATGGTTTTGGGACTCCCGATTTGCCAAACGATACAGCACATTAGCCTACAAAAAAATTAAAGATGATGCTATTTGGATGGTTGAACTACTAAGCGAATAA
- a CDS encoding peptidoglycan synthetase → MRNIHFIAIGGAAMHNLAIDLKNKGFNVTGSDDEIFEPSRSRLEAHGLLPEKFGWFPEKITRSIDTVILGMHAKADNPELLRAKELGVSVVSYPEFLYNQTKDKLRVVVAGSHGKTTTTAMILHVLKTLNRKFDYMVGSQIEGFELMVGLSDDAEIAVFEGDEYLSSPIDLRSKFHWYKPDIAIITGIEWDHVNVFPTFEEYVATFRSFADAIPETGKLFWYKEDIELQRIAKSAGIKADLKPYERLDWEKRNDYTVIKFNRKEYKSHLFGNHNFQNMNAAMLVCNELGIDSDSFLKAMGDFKGASRRLQKIKDAENPVFFDFAHAPSKVRATVMAVRQMFPDKKVVACYELHTFSSLNRKFIPHYSNTLDKADKAFVYYNSDVLKHKNMPEIEPTFVAESFKHWNLEVYTENSLMFEQIAREWQKGAVILLMSSGNFGGLDPVKWSELLV, encoded by the coding sequence ATGCGAAATATCCATTTTATAGCCATTGGTGGTGCAGCCATGCACAATTTGGCTATTGATTTAAAAAACAAGGGATTTAATGTTACCGGTTCAGATGATGAAATATTTGAGCCTTCACGTTCACGATTAGAAGCACATGGTTTGTTGCCGGAGAAGTTTGGTTGGTTCCCCGAAAAAATCACGCGTTCTATAGATACCGTTATTTTAGGGATGCATGCAAAAGCCGATAATCCTGAGCTTTTAAGAGCCAAGGAGTTAGGTGTTTCTGTTGTCTCTTACCCCGAGTTTTTATATAATCAGACAAAAGATAAACTTAGGGTAGTTGTTGCCGGAAGTCATGGCAAGACTACTACAACTGCCATGATACTGCACGTTCTGAAAACGCTTAACCGTAAGTTTGACTATATGGTCGGTTCACAAATAGAGGGTTTTGAGCTTATGGTAGGTTTATCAGACGACGCAGAAATAGCTGTCTTTGAGGGAGATGAATATTTGTCCTCGCCAATTGATTTGCGAAGTAAGTTTCATTGGTATAAGCCCGATATAGCTATTATAACAGGTATTGAATGGGATCATGTTAATGTTTTTCCAACTTTTGAGGAGTATGTGGCTACTTTTAGAAGCTTTGCGGATGCAATTCCAGAGACCGGCAAACTGTTTTGGTATAAAGAAGATATTGAATTACAACGTATTGCCAAATCAGCTGGCATAAAAGCAGATTTGAAACCATATGAGAGATTGGACTGGGAAAAACGCAATGACTATACAGTTATAAAATTTAATCGCAAGGAGTATAAGTCGCATCTGTTTGGAAATCACAATTTTCAGAATATGAATGCTGCAATGCTCGTTTGCAACGAGTTGGGCATAGATAGCGACAGCTTTTTAAAAGCTATGGGGGATTTTAAGGGTGCAAGCCGAAGGCTACAAAAAATTAAAGACGCGGAAAATCCCGTATTTTTCGACTTTGCACATGCTCCATCAAAAGTGCGAGCAACTGTTATGGCTGTGCGCCAAATGTTCCCTGACAAAAAGGTAGTTGCTTGTTATGAGCTGCATACATTTAGTTCGCTAAACCGAAAGTTTATACCTCATTATAGCAACACTTTAGATAAAGCTGATAAAGCTTTTGTTTACTACAACAGCGATGTTTTGAAACATAAAAATATGCCTGAAATAGAGCCTACTTTTGTGGCAGAAAGTTTTAAACACTGGAACCTTGAGGTTTATACTGAAAACAGTTTAATGTTTGAGCAAATTGCGCGTGAGTGGCAAAAGGGTGCGGTTATACTTTTGATGTCGTCTGGTAATTTTGGGGGCTTAGATCCTGTTAAGTGGTCGGAATTACTGGTTTAA
- the lipB gene encoding lipoyl(octanoyl) transferase LipB: MPKSTIKYLDYGLTDYGKAWEMQQEIFNRQVKLKTEKQPTENHLIFVEHPHVYTLGKSGNSQNMLISDEMLKAINATYYKVDRGGDITYHGQGQIVGYPIFDLEAMGLTYKGYINKLEESIIQYLKKEHNIIAYQLDDATGVWVSADRGPEKICAIGTKASHYITMHGFALNINTDLRYFGYINPCGFTNRGVTSLEKIKGKKFDYENEKILLRKHIAQVFNAELVI; the protein is encoded by the coding sequence ATGCCTAAATCCACAATAAAATATCTTGATTACGGACTAACCGACTACGGTAAAGCATGGGAAATGCAGCAAGAAATCTTCAACCGTCAAGTAAAGCTAAAGACAGAGAAACAACCTACCGAAAACCATCTGATTTTTGTTGAGCATCCACATGTTTACACTTTAGGCAAAAGTGGCAACAGTCAAAACATGCTTATTAGCGACGAGATGTTAAAAGCTATTAACGCAACCTACTACAAAGTTGACCGTGGTGGCGATATTACCTATCATGGACAGGGACAAATTGTAGGATATCCCATTTTCGATCTCGAAGCTATGGGATTAACCTACAAAGGATATATCAACAAGTTGGAAGAATCTATTATCCAATATTTGAAAAAGGAGCACAATATTATTGCCTATCAATTAGATGATGCTACAGGAGTATGGGTTAGTGCCGACAGAGGTCCTGAAAAAATATGTGCAATAGGCACAAAAGCAAGTCATTACATTACCATGCACGGATTTGCATTAAACATAAACACCGATTTAAGATATTTTGGATATATCAACCCATGTGGATTTACCAACAGGGGAGTAACAAGCTTGGAAAAAATCAAGGGTAAAAAGTTTGATTACGAAAATGAGAAAATCCTGCTACGAAAGCATATTGCCCAAGTCTTTAACGCTGAATTAGTGATTTAA
- the lipA gene encoding lipoyl synthase — MKISRKPEWLKIQLPKTNEYKALNDLIVKNNLHTICTSGKCPNMGECWAAGTATFMILGDICTRGCKFCNVTTGKPLAPDADEPQKLAEAIRFLKLKHAVITSVDRDDLGDGGANHWAKTITKVREVNPNITIETLIPDFDGKHHLLDIVAKSKPDIISHNLETVERLTNQVRTKAQYRTSLETLRYLDSIGVTTKSGIMLGLGETKEEILQTMDNLLSVNCHIMTIGQYLQPSPKNLPVERYVTPKEFDELKQIGLRKGFRFVESGPLVRSSYHAEKHL, encoded by the coding sequence ATGAAAATATCCAGAAAGCCCGAATGGCTTAAAATACAGCTTCCCAAAACCAACGAATACAAAGCCTTAAACGATTTAATCGTAAAAAATAATCTTCACACTATATGCACAAGTGGCAAATGCCCTAATATGGGCGAATGCTGGGCAGCAGGAACAGCTACTTTTATGATTCTCGGCGATATATGCACACGAGGCTGCAAGTTTTGCAACGTTACCACAGGCAAACCGTTAGCTCCCGATGCCGACGAACCCCAAAAATTAGCAGAAGCCATACGTTTTCTAAAGCTCAAACATGCAGTTATCACGTCAGTCGATCGCGATGACTTGGGAGATGGCGGAGCCAACCATTGGGCAAAAACAATTACAAAAGTCAGAGAGGTAAACCCCAATATAACAATAGAAACCCTTATTCCCGATTTCGATGGCAAACACCATCTGCTTGATATTGTGGCTAAAAGCAAACCCGATATCATATCACACAACTTAGAAACCGTTGAACGTCTGACCAATCAAGTACGCACAAAAGCACAATACAGAACATCGTTAGAAACTTTGCGTTACTTAGATTCTATAGGCGTTACCACCAAAAGCGGTATTATGCTCGGACTTGGCGAGACGAAAGAGGAGATTTTGCAAACAATGGACAACCTTTTAAGCGTCAATTGCCATATTATGACCATCGGGCAGTACCTACAGCCTTCGCCCAAAAATTTACCCGTAGAACGTTACGTAACGCCCAAAGAGTTTGACGAACTAAAACAAATAGGCTTACGAAAGGGCTTCCGATTTGTTGAAAGCGGTCCCTTAGTACGTTCGTCATATCACGCCGAAAAACATTTATAG
- a CDS encoding ATP-binding protein: MITRILSKEIDKRLFDGKAIIIQGARQVGKTSLLYSKFDGNPDVLWLEGDNLETQLLFENFSLPFAKTLIGNKKILIIDEAQNILNIGIKLKIIIDQMKDIQVIATGSSSFDLANKINEPLTGRKWEYKLYPISFAEMVAYHGVFQEYSMLEQRLVYGYYPEVVMQKAENMVEVLQGLATSYLYKDVLKWENIQKSDRMVKLLQALAFQVGSQVSYTELGRICGLDAKTIEKYILLLEQAYIIFRLNSFSRNQRNELKFSKKIYFYDNGIRNALIANFNPVNLRNDVGALWENFLISERQKKNHYSRSYANSWFWRTQTQKEIDYLEEKDGVIYAFEIKWSKNKKTSVPSDFIKSYPNAIYTTITPENFYEFIGMEQL, translated from the coding sequence ATGATTACTCGAATTTTAAGCAAAGAGATAGATAAACGCTTGTTTGACGGAAAAGCGATTATTATTCAGGGAGCAAGACAGGTTGGAAAAACATCATTGCTTTATAGTAAATTTGATGGAAATCCTGACGTGCTTTGGTTAGAAGGTGATAACTTGGAAACACAGCTCTTATTTGAGAATTTTAGCCTTCCATTTGCTAAAACACTAATTGGCAATAAGAAAATTTTGATTATTGATGAAGCACAAAATATTCTGAATATCGGCATTAAGTTGAAAATCATTATAGATCAAATGAAAGATATTCAGGTAATTGCAACAGGAAGCTCATCTTTTGACTTAGCTAATAAAATCAATGAACCGCTGACAGGAAGAAAATGGGAATACAAATTGTATCCCATATCTTTTGCTGAAATGGTAGCATATCACGGTGTCTTTCAGGAATATAGCATGTTGGAACAACGCCTTGTTTACGGTTACTATCCCGAAGTGGTAATGCAAAAGGCTGAAAATATGGTAGAAGTTTTGCAGGGACTTGCCACAAGTTATTTGTACAAAGATGTGCTAAAATGGGAGAATATCCAAAAAAGCGACCGAATGGTAAAACTTCTGCAAGCGTTGGCTTTTCAAGTAGGATCGCAGGTTTCATATACCGAATTGGGTAGAATATGCGGATTGGATGCCAAAACCATTGAGAAATATATTTTACTATTGGAGCAGGCTTATATTATTTTTCGATTAAATTCTTTCAGTCGCAATCAACGAAATGAGTTGAAATTCAGTAAAAAAATCTATTTCTACGACAATGGAATTCGTAATGCATTGATAGCAAATTTTAATCCCGTCAACTTGCGAAACGATGTCGGCGCACTGTGGGAGAATTTTCTGATTTCTGAAAGGCAGAAAAAGAATCATTACTCTCGCTCGTATGCCAATTCGTGGTTTTGGAGAACACAAACGCAAAAAGAGATTGATTATTTAGAAGAAAAAGATGGTGTAATCTATGCTTTTGAAATCAAATGGAGTAAAAATAAAAAAACGAGTGTTCCCTCCGACTTTATAAAATCATACCCAAATGCCATTTACACCACTATCACTCCTGAAAATTTTTATGAATTTATCGGTATGGAACAACTATAA
- a CDS encoding T9SS type A sorting domain-containing protein, translating into MKMKKFYQLLLMATLMLGATGLKAQNRCQIGDGKTFLSTIQTSDDQIVKKLSDNIVTVTSKVKNSSVMSEGKATYTLTIAPEGDWRQIIVNNDEGYEFYQRRQDGPFEQEVSEGNYDIVVRGRAEDFAPIPIILVYDQFEVARDTIFNPSMSEATNYIHLDGYDENETAFAELPIDSASILVHTYFVMSHGSWNFHIIKGLFIAEDFNESNNTGLLFNDFGNRSAIYNTVSFSVENQKAYDILFPTITEGINGIYTLANNPQDLFSHKEYYNINNPDSAYFSLISYKFGPRPESYYFISSWNSWQTFDPFQPLTVVTNVKVSDEPLTADGTLMKFMAAPIIYESFDPFNLFFSINEDFVDAMTLFPYALNDDGEMIREPYGLFLKTGFGEASYPEHIPYTPAMYTYNPEKTMTFGYRTPMLYQHAVSSNADNSPDEESFFGGKIGFLGDGGLQRMKDEERTLRITHNGVEFFNDSLYLANKIMMNFADAAEVEYDIVNDNLVVDGIAKTNTAHISYDMNKADGVPPTLTILQIVNSENEESIVVDYNGKINFAAGDFHVDLEMYGNMVYEEAANIELYYKTADSDYQPFEFTENTAMFHINYGNFYEAPMSQLIGKVNKQWVTVKFVITDEEGNLQEQELQNLFYVDDYNSISEISGLSHSVYPNPFSGMVRINSSETVNGVAQVSVYNILGIQVYTESIRCIETTEFVIDGSALNSGIYFYNIATKNGNMQGKIVKE; encoded by the coding sequence ATGAAAATGAAAAAATTCTACCAATTGCTTCTTATGGCAACCTTAATGCTGGGTGCCACAGGTCTTAAAGCCCAAAATCGTTGCCAAATTGGCGATGGCAAAACATTTTTGAGCACAATTCAAACATCTGACGACCAAATAGTGAAAAAGTTAAGCGACAATATCGTCACTGTCACTTCAAAAGTAAAAAATAGCTCTGTCATGAGTGAAGGCAAAGCAACTTACACATTAACAATCGCACCTGAAGGAGATTGGAGACAAATTATTGTCAATAATGACGAAGGATATGAATTCTATCAACGCAGACAGGATGGTCCTTTCGAACAGGAAGTCTCAGAAGGCAACTATGATATTGTTGTAAGGGGTCGTGCAGAAGATTTTGCACCTATACCCATAATACTCGTATATGACCAGTTTGAGGTTGCAAGAGATACCATATTCAATCCTTCAATGAGTGAAGCTACTAATTATATCCACTTAGACGGCTACGATGAAAATGAAACCGCTTTTGCGGAATTGCCCATCGACTCAGCGTCAATCTTAGTTCATACTTATTTTGTAATGAGTCACGGCTCATGGAACTTTCATATTATTAAAGGCCTTTTTATTGCAGAAGATTTCAACGAATCCAATAATACAGGTCTGTTATTCAATGATTTCGGCAATCGCAGCGCCATATATAACACAGTGTCGTTTTCTGTTGAAAACCAAAAAGCTTACGACATTCTATTTCCTACCATAACCGAGGGTATAAATGGAATCTATACTTTAGCCAACAATCCACAAGATTTATTTTCACATAAAGAGTACTACAATATCAACAATCCTGACAGTGCCTATTTTTCATTGATTAGCTATAAATTTGGTCCTAGACCAGAATCTTATTATTTTATTAGTAGCTGGAACAGTTGGCAAACATTTGATCCTTTCCAACCATTAACAGTTGTTACCAATGTAAAAGTTAGTGATGAGCCTTTGACGGCTGATGGTACTTTGATGAAATTCATGGCTGCTCCAATAATCTATGAAAGTTTTGATCCCTTTAATCTATTTTTTAGTATTAATGAAGATTTTGTTGATGCTATGACTCTATTCCCTTACGCCTTAAATGATGATGGAGAGATGATACGAGAACCTTATGGCTTATTTTTGAAAACGGGATTTGGAGAAGCAAGTTATCCGGAACACATTCCTTATACACCGGCAATGTACACCTACAATCCTGAGAAGACTATGACTTTTGGCTACAGAACCCCCATGTTATATCAGCATGCTGTTTCGTCTAACGCCGACAACAGCCCAGACGAAGAGTCTTTCTTTGGGGGTAAAATCGGTTTTTTAGGAGATGGCGGTTTACAAAGAATGAAAGACGAAGAGCGCACTTTGAGAATCACACACAACGGCGTAGAATTTTTCAACGACAGTCTCTATTTGGCAAACAAAATCATGATGAATTTTGCTGATGCAGCCGAAGTTGAATATGATATTGTAAACGATAATCTTGTAGTTGATGGCATTGCAAAGACTAACACAGCGCATATCTCATACGACATGAACAAGGCGGATGGTGTACCACCAACACTTACAATTTTACAAATTGTAAATAGCGAAAATGAGGAGTCGATTGTTGTTGATTATAATGGCAAGATAAATTTTGCCGCTGGCGATTTCCATGTTGACCTTGAAATGTATGGGAACATGGTTTATGAAGAGGCAGCCAATATTGAGCTTTATTATAAGACTGCCGACAGCGATTATCAGCCATTTGAATTTACTGAAAACACAGCTATGTTTCATATCAACTACGGTAACTTCTATGAAGCACCCATGTCACAACTTATTGGGAAAGTCAACAAACAGTGGGTCACCGTTAAGTTTGTCATTACCGACGAGGAGGGCAACCTTCAAGAGCAAGAACTTCAGAACTTATTCTACGTTGATGACTACAATTCCATCTCTGAAATCTCAGGCCTCAGCCATAGTGTCTATCCTAACCCATTTAGCGGCATGGTTCGCATCAATTCAAGCGAAACCGTCAACGGTGTGGCTCAGGTAAGTGTATATAATATCCTCGGCATACAGGTCTATACTGAAAGCATAAGATGCATCGAAACCACCGAATTTGTAATCGACGGCAGCGCACTGAATAGTGGTATCTACTTCTACAACATCGCCACCAAAAACGGCAATATGCAAGGAAAAATCGTAAAAGAGTAA
- a CDS encoding inorganic pyrophosphatase: MGLRYKSHPWHGIAIGEDAPEEVTAFIEVVPTDTVKYEIDKISGYLRVDRPQKFSNVVPALYGFIPQTFCGKRVGEYCGQKAERTGIVGDGDPMDICVLTEKDLSHGDLLVNAIPIGGFRMIDGSQADDKIIAVLKNDAIYGHFDCIDDLPEIAIKRLEHYFLTYKDMPNEDRNTEITHIYKRDEALHVIRLAVEDYNEKFDNIGLML; encoded by the coding sequence ATGGGATTGCGATATAAATCTCACCCCTGGCACGGAATCGCTATCGGTGAAGACGCACCCGAAGAAGTTACAGCTTTTATCGAAGTTGTGCCTACCGATACTGTAAAATATGAGATTGATAAAATAAGCGGTTATTTGCGCGTTGACCGTCCTCAAAAATTCTCGAACGTTGTTCCGGCACTATACGGATTTATCCCCCAAACCTTTTGTGGGAAAAGGGTTGGTGAATATTGTGGTCAAAAGGCAGAAAGAACAGGAATCGTTGGTGACGGCGACCCAATGGATATTTGTGTGTTAACCGAAAAAGACCTTTCACACGGCGATTTATTGGTAAATGCAATTCCTATCGGCGGATTCAGAATGATTGACGGTAGTCAGGCCGATGATAAAATAATTGCTGTTCTAAAAAATGATGCAATATATGGACATTTCGATTGTATAGACGACCTTCCTGAAATTGCAATTAAAAGATTGGAACACTATTTCCTAACCTACAAGGATATGCCGAATGAAGACAGAAATACAGAAATTACACATATATATAAACGTGACGAGGCATTACATGTAATTCGTCTTGCTGTTGAGGATTACAACGAAAAGTTCGATAACATCGGATTAATGCTATAG
- a CDS encoding GNAT family N-acetyltransferase, which produces MDLSNIENIELSYLSIDDYDELKQIMIDIYSDGPDGYWRKEQIQKLINIFPEGQIVIKVNGKLAGCALSIIVDYKKYGDNHTYKQIIGDNFSTHTPNGDVLYGIEVLVSEKYRGLRLGRRMYDYRKDLCERLNLKSIIFGGRMPNYHLYADKLSPREYIRRVRLKEMDDPVLNFQISNNFQAVRILRGYLRGDEESNEYAVLMRWNNIYYEEPSDEASIAKKIVRLGLIQWQMRPYKDLDDMMQQAEFFIDAVSGYHCDFALFPEFFNAPLMAKYNHLSEPNAIRELAKYTDDIVNHMSELAISYNINIITGSMPKLRNNHLYNVGYLCHRDGSRDKYEKIHVTPDEARVWGMLGGDIVKTFDTDCGKIGILICYDVEFPELPRLLADEGMQILFVPFLTDTQNGYSRVRHCAQARAIENECFVAIAGCVGNLPKVHNMDIQYGQAMVFTPCDFAFPTNGVKAEATPNTEMILIADVDLDLLNELNQFGSVRNLRDRRTDIYNLSRRQKK; this is translated from the coding sequence ATGGATTTAAGTAATATCGAAAACATCGAATTAAGCTACCTAAGCATTGACGACTACGACGAGTTAAAACAGATAATGATTGATATCTACTCAGACGGACCAGATGGATATTGGAGAAAAGAGCAGATTCAAAAGCTAATAAATATTTTCCCCGAAGGGCAAATAGTCATAAAAGTAAACGGAAAGCTAGCGGGATGCGCACTCTCCATTATCGTAGATTATAAAAAATATGGAGATAACCACACATACAAACAAATCATAGGCGACAACTTCAGCACACACACTCCAAATGGCGATGTGCTATACGGTATCGAAGTTTTAGTAAGCGAAAAGTACAGAGGTCTTCGATTAGGCAGACGTATGTACGACTACCGCAAAGACCTTTGCGAGCGGCTAAACTTGAAATCTATCATCTTCGGTGGAAGAATGCCCAATTATCATCTCTACGCCGACAAGCTTTCGCCACGTGAATATATCAGGCGAGTGCGCCTGAAAGAGATGGACGATCCCGTTCTAAATTTCCAAATATCGAACAACTTTCAAGCCGTTCGGATACTTCGCGGATATTTGCGAGGAGACGAAGAGAGTAACGAATATGCCGTGCTAATGCGTTGGAACAACATCTATTACGAAGAACCAAGCGACGAAGCCTCCATCGCAAAAAAGATTGTCCGTCTGGGGCTTATTCAGTGGCAAATGCGACCGTACAAAGATTTGGACGACATGATGCAGCAAGCCGAGTTTTTTATTGATGCCGTTTCTGGGTATCATTGCGATTTTGCACTATTCCCTGAATTTTTCAACGCTCCATTGATGGCAAAATACAACCACCTTTCCGAACCAAACGCCATTCGCGAACTTGCAAAATACACAGACGATATAGTAAACCACATGTCCGAGTTAGCTATCTCGTACAATATCAACATTATAACAGGAAGTATGCCTAAATTGCGCAACAATCATCTTTACAATGTTGGGTATCTCTGCCATCGAGACGGCTCGCGTGATAAATACGAAAAAATCCACGTTACTCCCGACGAAGCCCGCGTATGGGGAATGTTAGGTGGCGATATAGTAAAAACTTTTGACACCGACTGTGGAAAAATCGGCATACTGATATGCTACGATGTTGAGTTCCCCGAACTTCCGCGTCTGCTTGCCGATGAGGGTATGCAAATTCTTTTCGTCCCATTCCTAACTGACACACAGAACGGCTATTCACGTGTAAGACACTGTGCTCAGGCACGTGCCATTGAAAATGAGTGCTTTGTTGCAATTGCGGGATGTGTGGGCAATCTGCCGAAAGTTCACAATATGGATATACAATATGGTCAGGCTATGGTTTTCACGCCTTGCGATTTCGCATTTCCAACCAACGGCGTCAAAGCCGAAGCCACACCCAACACAGAAATGATACTTATTGCCGATGTGGATTTAGATTTGCTAAACGAGCTAAACCAATTCGGAAGCGTAAGAAACCTAAGAGACAGAAGGACAGACATTTACAACTTGTCAAGGCGACAAAAAAAATAA